From a region of the Fusobacterium periodonticum ATCC 33693 genome:
- a CDS encoding ABC transporter substrate-binding protein: MKKIITFICFILFTVSSFAIKVENNKIVDDYGNKIEAKEYKRIIVTDPGVIEILFKIGGEKSIVAIGKTSRSKIYPYDKVDKLVSIGNISNLNLEKVVEHKPDLIIVSSMMLRNVEALKKMGYNVIISNAHSLDGILDLISVTGLISGKKAEAEKLRKECLVKLEKIEKENSKKTSKLKGAILFSTSPMTAFSENSLPGDVLKYLGVTNIATNVPGERPILSPEYILKENPDFLAGAMSLDSPQQIIEASNVIPKTKAGKNSNIFILDSSVILRSSYRIFDEMEVLKKKLDKIEIK; the protein is encoded by the coding sequence ATGAAAAAAATAATTACTTTTATCTGTTTTATTCTCTTTACAGTTTCTTCATTTGCTATAAAAGTTGAGAATAATAAAATTGTAGATGATTATGGCAATAAGATTGAAGCTAAAGAATATAAAAGAATTATTGTAACAGATCCTGGAGTAATAGAGATACTATTTAAAATAGGTGGAGAAAAATCAATAGTTGCTATTGGAAAAACTTCAAGAAGTAAAATATATCCCTATGATAAAGTGGATAAGTTAGTAAGCATTGGTAACATATCTAATCTAAACTTAGAGAAAGTTGTAGAGCATAAACCTGATTTAATTATAGTTAGTTCTATGATGCTAAGAAATGTAGAAGCTCTAAAAAAAATGGGTTACAATGTGATAATCTCTAATGCACATAGTTTAGATGGAATTCTTGATTTAATTTCAGTTACAGGACTTATATCTGGAAAGAAAGCTGAAGCAGAAAAGTTAAGAAAAGAATGTTTAGTTAAATTAGAAAAAATTGAAAAAGAAAATAGTAAAAAAACTTCTAAGTTAAAAGGAGCAATTCTGTTTTCAACATCACCTATGACAGCTTTTTCTGAAAACTCATTACCTGGAGATGTTCTAAAATATTTAGGTGTCACTAATATAGCAACAAATGTTCCAGGAGAAAGACCTATATTATCACCTGAATATATCTTAAAAGAAAATCCAGATTTTCTAGCTGGAGCTATGAGTTTAGATAGCCCTCAACAAATTATTGAAGCATCTAATGTTATACCCAAAACAAAAGCTGGAAAAAATAGTAATATTTTTATTTTAGATTCATCAGTTATATTGAGAAGTTCATATAGAATATTTGATGAAATGGAAGTATTAAAAAAGAAGTTAGATAAAATAGAAATTAAGTAA
- a CDS encoding ABC transporter ATP-binding protein: MAIINIKKLNYSYGKKEVLKELSLDIDINKITGIIGPNGCGKSTLAKNIIKYINGDFEDFKIMDTDIRELSHKKVAQLISYIPQKSVIIPNISVFDYILLGRFPLLKNSWDNYTKKDYEIVENNINLLNIKELRDRNIETLSGGELQKALLVRALAQEAKILLLDEPTSALDLNNAVEFMKILKNISIKKNISVIIIIHDLNLASLFCDSLIILKDGKFIEKGSPKEVINETNIKSVYNLDCKVFYNENDKPYIIPIT; this comes from the coding sequence ATGGCAATAATAAATATAAAGAAACTTAATTATTCCTATGGAAAAAAAGAAGTTTTGAAAGAATTAAGTTTAGACATAGATATAAATAAAATAACTGGAATAATAGGTCCAAATGGTTGTGGAAAATCAACACTAGCAAAAAATATAATAAAATATATAAATGGTGACTTTGAAGATTTTAAAATAATGGATACAGATATAAGAGAACTTAGTCATAAGAAGGTAGCACAACTGATTTCATATATACCACAAAAAAGTGTAATAATTCCTAATATTTCTGTTTTTGATTATATCTTATTAGGTAGATTTCCATTGTTAAAAAACTCTTGGGATAATTATACTAAAAAAGATTATGAAATAGTTGAAAATAATATAAATCTATTGAATATTAAGGAATTAAGAGATAGAAATATTGAAACTTTATCAGGTGGGGAACTACAAAAAGCATTATTAGTAAGAGCTTTGGCACAGGAAGCTAAAATTTTACTTTTAGATGAACCCACTTCTGCACTTGATTTAAATAATGCAGTTGAATTTATGAAAATTTTAAAAAATATTTCTATTAAAAAAAATATATCAGTAATTATTATTATTCATGATTTGAACTTAGCTTCATTATTTTGTGATAGCTTAATAATTTTAAAAGATGGAAAATTTATAGAAAAAGGTAGTCCAAAAGAAGTGATAAATGAAACAAATATAAAGTCTGTTTATAACTTGGATTGTAAAGTTTTCTATAACGAAAATGATAAACCATATATAATACCTATTACATAG
- a CDS encoding DMT family transporter, whose translation MDFSQIYKKLTAKHCAFIGIFFWATAFVITKVVLKEVDAMSLGVLRYFFASIIVIFILIKKKIPFPNLKDIPAFIFAGFSGYAGYIVLFNIATVLSSPSTLSVINALAPAITAIIAYFMFNEKIKLIGWIAMGISFCGILVLTLWNGTITINKGVLYMLLGCFLLSTYNISQRYLTKKYSSFAVSMYSLLIGGILLVAYSPHSIANIPNISITSLILIIYMAIFPSIISYFFWTKAFELAKNTTEVTSFMFATPVLATILGIIILGDIPKLSTIIGGVIIISGMVLFNKTK comes from the coding sequence ATGGATTTTAGCCAAATTTATAAAAAATTAACCGCTAAACATTGTGCTTTCATTGGAATATTTTTCTGGGCAACGGCTTTTGTAATAACTAAAGTAGTTTTAAAAGAAGTTGATGCCATGTCACTTGGAGTTTTAAGGTACTTTTTTGCCTCTATTATTGTAATTTTTATTTTAATAAAGAAAAAAATTCCTTTTCCAAATTTAAAAGATATTCCAGCTTTCATATTTGCAGGTTTTTCAGGATATGCAGGCTATATAGTACTATTTAATATAGCTACTGTACTTTCCAGCCCTTCAACTTTGAGCGTCATAAATGCTCTTGCACCAGCAATAACTGCTATCATTGCATATTTTATGTTCAATGAAAAAATAAAATTAATAGGTTGGATTGCAATGGGAATATCATTTTGTGGTATCTTAGTTTTAACTCTTTGGAATGGAACTATAACTATAAATAAAGGAGTTCTGTATATGTTGTTAGGTTGCTTTTTACTAAGCACATATAATATTTCACAAAGATACTTAACTAAGAAATATTCTTCTTTTGCTGTGAGTATGTATTCACTTTTAATTGGTGGAATACTTTTAGTTGCATACTCCCCTCATTCAATTGCTAATATACCTAATATTAGTATAACATCTCTAATATTAATAATCTATATGGCAATTTTTCCTAGTATTATTTCTTACTTTTTTTGGACAAAAGCTTTTGAACTTGCAAAAAATACAACAGAAGTAACTTCTTTTATGTTTGCAACTCCTGTACTTGCGACAATTTTAGGAATAATTATACTTGGAGACATTCCTAAATTATCAACTATTATTGGTGGAGTAATAATAATATCAGGAATGGTTTTATTCAATAAAACAAAATAA
- a CDS encoding class I SAM-dependent methyltransferase, producing MEKENVLFELKKNIQEDKLIKIVFSDRQCGDFNKVIIKPIILKSTKNIQIESFKDNKAFHKNIDLNNLQELENILKEYIDNFKQILLQIEGSDISFIRKKESFSRKEKESNLIKSSNEHNKKKQYILNEGDKIDFLIELGLMSVEGKILKSSFNKFKQINKYLEFIDDVIEELKAKKLITNHINVLDFGCGKSYLTFALYYYLKNYRKDLTFSIVGLDLKKDVIEFCNKLAKKLNYENLEFLNGNIKDYDKSKEVDLVFSLHACNNATDYSLEKALSLDAKAILAVPCCHHEFFEKIQKNKNSEFHNTLKIMVDNGVVLDKFATLATDSFRSLSLELCGYKTKMIEFIDMEHTPKNILIKAIKSKSSNLKEKLVEYNKLKEFLGIKPLLEDLIKKYFLIDTNTEIPYN from the coding sequence ATGGAAAAAGAAAATGTATTATTTGAGTTGAAAAAAAATATTCAAGAAGATAAACTTATAAAGATTGTTTTTTCAGATAGACAGTGTGGAGATTTTAATAAAGTTATTATAAAACCTATAATTTTAAAATCTACTAAAAATATTCAAATTGAAAGTTTTAAAGATAATAAAGCTTTTCATAAAAATATTGATTTAAATAATTTACAAGAGTTAGAAAATATTTTAAAAGAATATATAGATAATTTCAAACAAATACTATTACAAATCGAAGGTTCAGATATTTCTTTTATAAGAAAAAAAGAGAGCTTTTCTAGAAAAGAAAAAGAAAGTAATTTAATAAAAAGTTCTAATGAACATAACAAGAAAAAACAATATATTCTAAATGAAGGAGATAAAATTGATTTCTTAATTGAATTAGGTTTGATGTCAGTTGAAGGAAAAATTTTAAAATCTAGTTTTAATAAATTTAAGCAAATTAATAAATATTTAGAATTTATTGATGATGTCATTGAAGAATTAAAAGCTAAAAAACTTATAACAAATCATATAAATGTTTTAGATTTTGGTTGTGGAAAATCATATTTAACTTTTGCTCTTTACTACTATTTAAAAAATTATAGAAAAGATTTAACCTTTTCAATAGTAGGTTTGGACTTAAAAAAAGATGTAATAGAGTTTTGTAATAAACTAGCTAAAAAATTAAACTATGAAAATTTAGAATTTTTAAATGGTAATATCAAAGACTATGATAAGTCTAAAGAGGTGGATTTAGTCTTTTCTTTACATGCTTGTAATAATGCTACAGACTATTCACTTGAAAAGGCATTAAGTTTAGATGCAAAAGCTATACTTGCTGTTCCATGTTGTCATCATGAATTTTTTGAAAAAATACAAAAAAATAAAAATTCAGAATTCCATAACACTTTAAAGATTATGGTAGATAATGGAGTTGTTTTAGATAAATTTGCCACTTTGGCAACTGATAGTTTTCGTTCCCTTAGCTTAGAACTTTGTGGATATAAAACAAAGATGATTGAATTTATTGATATGGAACATACTCCTAAAAATATACTAATAAAAGCTATAAAATCAAAATCTTCTAATTTGAAAGAAAAGTTAGTCGAATATAATAAATTAAAAGAGTTTTTAGGGATAAAACCTTTATTAGAAGATTTAATCAAAAAATATTTTTTAATTGACACAAATACTGAAATACCATATAATTAA
- a CDS encoding FecCD family ABC transporter permease, translating into MKRKFFLISLMITFIVITLSLSVGSVFIPIKSLLFLSPMDEYMKMIVFDLRLPRILMALLVGMLLASSGNIVQIIFQNPLADPYIIGIASSATFGAVIAYLLKLPEFFYGIVAFICCMVSTLLIFKISKKGNKIEVNTLLIVGITLSAFLAGFTSFAIYMIGEDSFKITMWLMGYLGNASWSQIVFLIIPLVFSSAYFYAKRNELDILMLGDEQAHSLGIDIAKLKFNLLIVSSFVVAYSVAFTGMIGFVGLIVPHIMRSMIGPLNARLIPFVLIYGGIFLLVCDTFGRIILAPVEIPIGVITSILGAPFFLYLALKGRRK; encoded by the coding sequence ATGAAAAGAAAATTTTTTTTAATATCATTGATGATAACTTTTATAGTAATAACACTCTCTCTATCAGTAGGGAGTGTTTTTATTCCAATAAAAAGTTTATTGTTTCTATCCCCTATGGATGAGTATATGAAAATGATAGTATTTGATTTAAGATTACCAAGAATTTTGATGGCATTGTTAGTGGGAATGTTGCTTGCTTCAAGTGGAAATATTGTACAAATAATATTTCAAAATCCACTTGCTGATCCATATATAATAGGTATTGCCTCAAGTGCAACTTTTGGTGCTGTTATAGCTTATCTTTTAAAGTTACCTGAATTTTTTTATGGAATAGTTGCTTTTATTTGTTGTATGGTGAGTACACTTTTGATTTTTAAAATCTCAAAAAAAGGAAATAAAATAGAGGTTAATACCTTACTTATTGTTGGAATAACTTTATCAGCATTTTTAGCAGGATTTACCTCTTTTGCTATCTATATGATAGGAGAAGATTCGTTTAAAATCACTATGTGGCTTATGGGATATTTAGGTAATGCAAGTTGGAGTCAAATAGTATTTTTAATAATTCCACTTGTATTTTCCAGTGCATATTTTTATGCAAAAAGAAATGAACTTGACATATTGATGTTAGGTGATGAGCAAGCTCATTCATTAGGAATAGATATAGCAAAGTTAAAATTTAATTTACTTATAGTATCATCTTTTGTTGTAGCTTATTCTGTTGCTTTTACAGGAATGATTGGTTTCGTTGGACTTATTGTACCTCATATAATGAGAAGTATGATAGGGCCATTGAATGCAAGATTAATTCCTTTTGTTTTAATCTATGGAGGAATATTTTTACTTGTATGTGATACATTTGGAAGAATTATTCTAGCACCTGTTGAAATTCCAATAGGGGTTATAACTTCTATATTAGGAGCACCATTCTTTCTATATTTAGCATTAAAAGGTAGGAGGAAATAA
- a CDS encoding TonB-dependent receptor, with the protein MKKYLMGLSILIFCANAYGEVVDLGEKNIYSETGFEKNLRNSTTSPFIITAKDIEAKGYTSVSEVLDSVPGVNIQEGLHPAVDVRGQGYQKARATVQLLVDGVSANMLDTSHMNMPIDVVNINEIERIEVIPGGGAVLYGSGTSGGVINIITKKYKGNNNIRGGVGYQVGSFANNKFDVSAGTSVGNFDFDVNYSKNRKHGYRDYDFTNSDYFSGRVNYNINKTSNIAFKYSGYRDKYTYPSFLTQKELDSNRRQSGNDKEINEKNRIKKDEFSLTYNTKIGDKNDLNILGFYQKTDIPSESIEDYTTEYKGMLAGQAAKLRGELSVPGLPARARIAMQNRLNALLAELGSTSSVDFRTVSQFKDTKKAIKIKDKFTYDNDGSNIVVGLGYTDNDMLRVAKRELVGKRVLADTKLDLSKKTFEVFALNTYKINKVELIQGLRFENSKYNGTRKNNTDVVDIKKSKDNWAGSLAINYLYSDTGNVYAKYERAFTSPAPGQLVDKVETAPSIFTYKVNNLKSESTNLFEIGWNDYLFGSLLSADVFYSQTKDEIATIFEGGRPNAHDTGFKSTNLGKTRRYGFDLSAEQKFEKFTFREAYSFIDTKILKDNSSNFEGKHIANIPKHKLVFSVDYDISSKLTVGADYEYRATTFIDNTNNNGKDKAKSVFNLRADYKLTDSLNIYAGINNVFGAKYYNSVVLDKSGEKTYDPAPRINYYTGFKYKF; encoded by the coding sequence ATGAAAAAATATTTAATGGGATTGTCAATACTTATATTTTGTGCAAATGCTTATGGAGAAGTTGTAGATTTAGGAGAAAAAAACATTTATTCAGAAACAGGTTTTGAAAAAAATTTAAGAAATTCTACAACATCCCCTTTTATAATTACAGCAAAAGATATTGAAGCAAAGGGATATACTTCTGTATCAGAAGTCTTAGATTCAGTTCCCGGTGTAAATATACAAGAAGGCTTACATCCAGCAGTTGATGTAAGAGGACAGGGTTATCAAAAAGCAAGAGCAACAGTTCAACTTTTAGTTGATGGAGTTTCAGCAAATATGCTTGATACTTCTCATATGAATATGCCTATTGATGTTGTTAATATCAATGAAATAGAAAGAATAGAAGTTATACCAGGTGGAGGAGCAGTTTTATATGGCAGTGGAACATCAGGTGGAGTTATAAATATCATAACTAAAAAATATAAAGGAAATAATAATATTCGTGGAGGAGTAGGATATCAAGTAGGAAGTTTTGCAAATAATAAATTTGATGTTTCTGCTGGAACAAGTGTTGGAAACTTTGATTTTGATGTAAACTATTCAAAAAATAGAAAACATGGATATAGAGATTATGATTTCACTAACTCTGACTATTTTTCTGGAAGGGTTAATTATAATATCAATAAAACAAGTAATATAGCTTTTAAATATAGTGGATATAGAGATAAATATACTTATCCTAGTTTTTTGACTCAAAAAGAATTAGATAGTAATAGAAGACAAAGTGGTAATGATAAAGAAATAAATGAAAAAAATAGAATAAAAAAGGATGAATTTTCTTTAACATATAACACTAAAATAGGAGATAAAAATGATTTAAATATTTTAGGTTTTTATCAAAAAACAGATATTCCATCTGAGTCAATTGAAGATTATACTACAGAGTACAAAGGAATGTTAGCAGGACAAGCTGCTAAATTAAGAGGAGAACTTAGTGTTCCAGGATTGCCAGCTAGAGCAAGAATAGCTATGCAAAATAGGTTAAATGCATTGTTAGCTGAATTAGGAAGTACAAGTAGTGTTGATTTTAGAACAGTTTCTCAATTTAAAGATACAAAGAAAGCTATAAAAATTAAAGATAAGTTTACTTATGATAATGATGGAAGTAATATTGTTGTAGGACTAGGTTACACTGATAATGATATGCTTAGAGTGGCTAAAAGAGAATTAGTTGGAAAAAGAGTTTTGGCTGATACAAAATTAGATTTATCTAAGAAAACATTTGAAGTATTTGCATTAAATACTTATAAGATTAATAAAGTTGAACTTATTCAAGGTTTAAGATTTGAAAATTCTAAATATAACGGTACAAGAAAAAATAATACTGATGTAGTTGACATAAAAAAATCTAAAGATAATTGGGCAGGTTCACTAGCAATAAATTACTTATATTCAGATACAGGAAATGTATATGCAAAATATGAAAGAGCATTCACTTCTCCTGCTCCTGGACAATTAGTAGATAAAGTTGAAACAGCACCAAGTATATTTACTTATAAAGTTAATAACTTAAAATCAGAAAGTACAAATTTATTTGAAATTGGCTGGAATGATTATTTATTTGGCTCATTGTTAAGTGCAGATGTGTTTTATAGTCAAACAAAAGATGAAATAGCCACTATTTTTGAGGGTGGAAGACCTAATGCACATGACACTGGCTTTAAAAGTACAAATTTAGGGAAAACTAGAAGATATGGTTTTGATTTAAGTGCTGAACAAAAATTTGAGAAATTTACTTTTAGAGAAGCTTATTCATTTATTGATACAAAAATTTTAAAAGATAATTCTAGCAACTTTGAAGGAAAACATATAGCAAATATTCCAAAACATAAATTGGTTTTTTCTGTAGATTATGATATAAGTTCTAAACTTACTGTTGGTGCAGATTATGAATATAGAGCTACTACTTTTATTGATAATACAAATAATAATGGAAAAGATAAGGCTAAATCAGTATTTAATTTAAGAGCTGATTATAAATTGACAGACTCATTAAATATTTATGCAGGAATAAACAATGTATTTGGTGCAAAATATTATAATAGTGTTGTGCTTGACAAAAGTGGAGAAAAAACTTATGATCCAGCTCCAAGAATAAACTATTATACAGGTTTCAAATATAAATTTTAA
- a CDS encoding coproporphyrinogen-III oxidase family protein, which produces MFKIRYKSHHDVGNIISKFTENLKAAKSDFLDLLNTENKNKQLGIYFHTPYCDKICSFCNMNRKQLDNDLEEYTEYLCEEIKKYGAYEFCKTSEVDVVFFGGGTPTIFKKEQLEKILKTLNENFKFAKDYEMTFETTLHNLSFEKLKVMEENGVNRISVGIQTFSNRGRKILNRTYDKDYVVERLKEIKKRFSGLVCIDIIYNYANQTDEEVLQDADLLAEVEADSVSFYSLMIHDGSDISKEREKDKSVYIYSLERDEELHNLFYSRCIEKGYKLLELTKLTNGKDKYQYIRNNNALKNLLPIGVGAGGRIQNIGAYNMNQQMSFYSKTSEINYNLSMISGLMQFDKFDLNEIKKYCSEESYKIIYERLKEFEKKGYIKIVNNFAVYQLKGIFWGNSLVANIIEEIGRYL; this is translated from the coding sequence ATGTTTAAAATAAGATATAAATCTCATCATGATGTAGGAAATATTATTTCTAAATTTACTGAAAATTTAAAAGCTGCTAAAAGTGATTTTCTAGATTTGCTTAATACAGAAAATAAAAATAAACAATTAGGAATATATTTTCATACACCTTATTGTGATAAGATTTGTTCTTTTTGTAATATGAATAGAAAGCAACTTGATAATGATTTAGAGGAATATACAGAATATCTCTGTGAAGAAATTAAAAAATATGGAGCTTATGAATTTTGTAAAACAAGTGAAGTTGATGTTGTTTTCTTTGGTGGAGGAACACCAACAATATTTAAAAAAGAGCAATTAGAAAAAATATTAAAAACTTTAAATGAAAATTTTAAATTTGCAAAAGACTATGAAATGACTTTTGAAACAACTTTACATAATTTAAGTTTTGAAAAACTTAAAGTTATGGAAGAAAATGGGGTAAATAGAATAAGTGTTGGAATACAAACTTTTTCTAATAGAGGAAGGAAAATTTTAAATAGAACTTATGATAAAGACTATGTGGTAGAAAGATTAAAAGAGATTAAAAAAAGATTTTCAGGACTTGTTTGCATAGATATAATTTATAACTATGCTAATCAAACTGATGAAGAAGTCTTACAAGATGCAGATTTACTTGCAGAAGTTGAAGCAGATAGTGTAAGTTTTTACTCTCTTATGATACATGATGGCTCTGATATTTCCAAGGAAAGAGAAAAAGATAAATCAGTATATATTTATAGCTTAGAAAGGGATGAAGAATTACATAATCTTTTTTATAGCAGATGCATTGAAAAAGGCTATAAACTTTTAGAGTTAACAAAATTAACTAATGGTAAAGATAAATACCAATATATAAGAAACAATAATGCTCTAAAAAATTTATTACCTATTGGAGTTGGAGCAGGTGGTCGTATTCAAAATATAGGAGCTTATAATATGAATCAACAAATGAGCTTTTATTCTAAAACATCAGAAATTAATTATAATCTTTCTATGATTTCAGGTTTAATGCAGTTTGATAAGTTTGACTTAAATGAAATAAAAAAATATTGTAGTGAAGAAAGTTATAAAATTATTTATGAGAGACTAAAAGAGTTTGAAAAAAAAGGATATATAAAAATTGTGAATAACTTTGCTGTTTATCAACTAAAAGGAATTTTTTGGGGAAATAGCTTAGTTGCAAATATTATTGAAGAAATTGGGAGGTACTTATGA
- the lepA gene encoding translation elongation factor 4 encodes MLQKNKRNFSIIAHIDHGKSTIADRLLEYTGTISERDMKDQILDSMDLEREKGITIKAQAVTLFYKAKDGEEYELNLIDTPGHVDFIYEVSRSLAACEGALLVVDAAQGVEAQTLANVYLAIENNLEILPIINKIDLPAAEPEKVKREIEDIIGLPADDAVLASAKNGIGIENILEAIVQRIPAPNYDENAPLKALIFDSFFDDYRGVITYIKVLDGCIKKGDKIKIWSTEKELEVLEAGIFSPTMKSTDILTSGSVGYIITGVKTIHDTRVGDTITTVKNPALFPLAGFKPAQSMVFAGVYPLFTDDYEELREALEKLQLNDASLTFVPETSIALGFGFRCGFLGLLHMEIIVERLRREYNIDLISTTPSVEYKVRIDNQEERIIDNPCEFPEPGRGKITIQEPYIRGKVIVPKEYVGNVMELCQEKRGIFLSMDYLDETRSMLSYELPLAEIVIDFYDKLKSRTKGYASFEYELSEYRESNLVKVDILVSGKPVDAFSFIAHNDNAFYRGKAICQKLSEVIPRQQFEIPIQAALGSKIIARETIKAYRKNVIAKCYGGDITRKKKLLEKQKEGKKRMKSIGNVEIPQEAFVSVLKLND; translated from the coding sequence ATGTTACAAAAAAATAAGAGAAATTTCTCTATAATTGCCCATATAGATCATGGAAAATCTACTATTGCAGATAGACTTTTAGAATATACTGGAACAATATCAGAAAGAGATATGAAAGACCAAATTCTTGATTCAATGGATTTAGAAAGAGAAAAAGGAATAACTATAAAAGCTCAAGCTGTTACTTTGTTCTATAAAGCAAAAGATGGAGAGGAATATGAATTAAATTTAATTGACACTCCTGGACACGTAGACTTTATCTATGAAGTTTCAAGATCACTTGCTGCCTGTGAAGGAGCTTTACTAGTTGTAGATGCTGCTCAAGGTGTTGAAGCACAAACTCTTGCTAATGTCTACCTTGCTATTGAAAATAACTTAGAGATTTTACCAATAATAAATAAAATAGATTTACCTGCTGCTGAACCTGAGAAGGTAAAAAGAGAAATTGAAGATATTATAGGTTTACCTGCTGATGATGCAGTTTTAGCTTCTGCTAAAAATGGAATAGGTATTGAAAATATACTAGAAGCTATCGTCCAAAGAATACCTGCTCCAAATTACGATGAGAACGCTCCTTTAAAAGCCTTAATTTTCGATTCTTTCTTTGATGATTATAGAGGAGTTATAACATATATAAAAGTTTTAGATGGATGTATTAAAAAGGGAGACAAAATAAAAATTTGGTCAACTGAAAAAGAATTAGAAGTCTTAGAAGCTGGTATTTTTTCTCCTACAATGAAATCAACTGATATTTTAACAAGTGGTTCTGTTGGATACATCATCACAGGAGTTAAAACTATACATGATACTAGAGTTGGAGATACGATAACAACTGTAAAAAATCCTGCATTATTCCCACTAGCTGGATTTAAACCTGCTCAATCAATGGTATTTGCTGGAGTTTATCCACTATTTACTGATGACTATGAAGAATTGAGAGAAGCTTTAGAAAAACTACAATTAAATGATGCTTCTTTAACATTCGTACCTGAAACATCCATTGCCTTAGGTTTTGGATTTAGATGTGGATTCTTAGGTCTATTACATATGGAAATCATAGTTGAAAGATTGAGAAGAGAATACAATATAGACTTAATTTCTACTACTCCATCAGTTGAGTATAAAGTTAGAATAGATAACCAAGAAGAAAGAATTATAGATAACCCTTGTGAATTCCCTGAACCTGGTCGTGGAAAAATAACAATACAAGAGCCATATATCAGAGGAAAAGTAATAGTTCCTAAAGAATATGTTGGAAATGTAATGGAACTTTGCCAAGAAAAAAGAGGAATTTTCCTTTCAATGGATTACTTAGATGAAACTAGATCTATGCTTAGTTATGAACTACCTCTTGCAGAAATTGTTATTGATTTCTATGATAAATTAAAATCAAGAACTAAAGGATATGCTTCATTTGAGTATGAATTAAGTGAATACAGAGAATCTAACCTAGTTAAAGTTGATATCTTAGTTTCAGGAAAACCTGTTGATGCTTTCTCATTTATAGCCCATAATGATAATGCTTTCTATAGAGGAAAAGCTATTTGTCAAAAATTGAGTGAAGTTATACCAAGACAACAATTTGAAATTCCTATTCAAGCTGCCTTAGGTTCTAAGATAATTGCTAGAGAAACAATAAAGGCATATAGAAAGAATGTTATTGCAAAATGTTATGGTGGAGATATAACAAGAAAGAAGAAACTTCTTGAAAAACAAAAAGAAGGAAAGAAGAGAATGAAGAGCATAGGAAATGTTGAAATTCCACAAGAAGCATTTGTATCAGTATTAAAATTAAATGACTAA
- a CDS encoding flavodoxin family protein, with the protein MKTLIVYSTISGNTKAVCERIYGALNTEKEIVNVKDIKDLKVDNYDNFIIGFWCDKGTMDKDSIDFLKTLSNKNVYFLGTLGARPESEHWNDVFENAKKLCSENNNFKEGLLIWGRISQEMQDMMKKFPAGHPHGVNPERVARWEAASTHPDEKDFKKAEEFFSNLLNK; encoded by the coding sequence ATGAAAACATTAATAGTTTATTCTACAATTAGTGGAAATACAAAAGCAGTCTGTGAAAGAATATATGGAGCTTTAAATACTGAAAAGGAAATAGTAAATGTAAAAGATATTAAGGATTTAAAAGTAGATAATTATGATAATTTTATAATAGGATTTTGGTGTGATAAAGGAACTATGGATAAAGATTCTATTGATTTTTTAAAAACTTTAAGTAATAAAAATGTTTATTTCTTAGGAACACTAGGTGCAAGACCTGAGTCAGAACATTGGAATGATGTTTTTGAAAATGCAAAGAAATTATGTTCTGAAAATAATAATTTTAAAGAAGGTTTATTAATTTGGGGAAGAATTTCCCAAGAAATGCAAGATATGATGAAAAAATTTCCAGCAGGTCATCCTCATGGTGTAAATCCTGAAAGAGTTGCAAGATGGGAAGCAGCTTCTACTCATCCAGATGAAAAGGATTTTAAAAAGGCTGAAGAATTTTTCTCAAATTTATTAAATAAGTAA